The following proteins are co-located in the Syngnathus scovelli strain Florida chromosome 5, RoL_Ssco_1.2, whole genome shotgun sequence genome:
- the LOC125969613 gene encoding dnaJ homolog subfamily A member 3, mitochondrial isoform X2 has translation MASSANRLVTRWFDASLISKLCRGHLQFVSARYACLSTTTSAAHLGGLAAHPSPRSHKNAVTLSRLTTSRCPHVIPGRCLLTSARRANKQDLYDVLGVARTSSQKDIKKAYYQLAKKYHPDTNPDDPEAKEKFAKLAEAYEVLSDELKRKQYDTYGSAGFDASQGGQQQYYRAGSANVNPEELFRKIFGDFAGGFRDVNSMFEQRPEFVMELTFAEAAKGVDKQLSVNLEDACPRCDGKGSEPGTKVSHCHYCNGTGMESLHIGPFLTRSSCRRCGGKGTIVITPCALCRGSGQTKKRQTVSVPVPAGVEHGQKVLMSVGKKEILITFRVQGSPVFRRDGIDIHSDVLISVAQAVLGGTATAQGLYETISIAIPAGCQADQVIRLQGKGIRKMNSYSYGDHYVHIKIRVPKKLTRRQRSLLLSYAEEEIDVPGTVNGVIPSPGGTKASGSGMKSSSSAQAEDKQTKAKEEEEEGGGFFSKLKKMFS, from the exons ATGGCGTCCTCCGCAAACCGGCTCGTCACACGCTGGTTCGACGCGTCGCTTATTTCCAAACTATGCCGCGGTCATCTCCAGTTTGTATCCGCCAGATATGCCTGCCTTTCAACGACGACCTCAGCCGCACATCTGGGAGGTTTGGCGGCTCACCCGAGCCCGCGGAGCCACAAAAATGCGGTGACATTGAGCCGACTGACAA CCTCGCGATGTCCTCACGTTATCCCAGGCCGGTGCCTCCTCACCAGCGCCAGACGTGCCAACAAGCAAGACCTTTACGATGTCCTGGGTGTCGCCCGCACGTCCTCACAAAAGGACATCAAAAAGGCATATTACCAG TTGGCAAAGAAGTACCACCCAGACACAAACCCCGATGACCCGGAGGCCAAAGAGAAGTTTGCCAAGCTGGCTGAAGCTTACGAG GTTTTGAGCGACGAGTTGAAGAGGAAGCAGTACGACACGTACGGTTCGGCCGGCTTCGACGCTAGTcagggtggccagcagcagtacTACAGAGCAGGCAGCGCCAACGTCAACCCTGAGGAGCTCTTCAGGAAGATCTTCGGGGATTTTGCCGGCGGCTTCCGAGACGTCAACAGCATGTTTGAGCAACGGCCAGAG TTTGTGATGGAGCTGACGTTTGCCGAGGCGGCGAAGGGCGTGGACAAGCAGCTGTCCGTCAACCTCGAGGACGCCTGCCCGAGGTGCGACGGCAAGGGCAGCGAGCCGGGCACCAAAGTGTCTCACTGCCATTACTGCAACGGCACCGGCATG gagtcgCTGCACATCGGTCCCTTTTTGACGCGGAGCTCGTGTCGACGCTGCGGCGGCAAGGGCACCATCGTAATCACGCCTTGCGCACTGTGCCGAGGTTCGGGGCAGACCAAGAAGAGGCAGACGGTTTCGGTGCCGGTTCCAGCCG GGGTCGAACACGGTCAAAAGGTGCTCATGTCAGTCGGCAAGAAGGAAATTCTCATCACGTTTCGG GTCCAGGGGAGCCCCGTGTTCAGGCGCGACGGAATCGACATCCACTCGGACGTGCTGATCTCCGTGGCTCAAGCCGTCCTGGGCGGCACGGCCACAGCGCAAGGCCTCTACGAAACCATCAGCATTGCG ATTCCCGCCGGTTGTCAGGCCGATCAGGTGATCCGGCTGCAGGGGAAAGGCATCCGCAAGATGAACAGCTACAGTTACGGCGATCACTACGTGCACATCAAGATCCGAGTGCCCAA GAAGTTGACGCGGAGGCAGCGTTCTCTTCTACTCAGTTACGCCGAGGAGGAAATTGATGTTCCTGGGACGGTTAATGGTGTCATTCCATCTCCAG GGGGAACCAAAGCGTCAGGTTCTGGGATGAAGTCCAGCAGCTCAGCACAGGCAGAGGACAAACAGACCAAGgcgaaggaggaagaggaggagggaggaggctTCTTTTCTAAACTCAAAAAAATGTTTAGCTGA
- the LOC125968948 gene encoding platelet-derived growth factor subunit A isoform X2 has translation MRPALYQLLAGCFCILRAAAEQESSIPRELVERLFRNEIRSINDLQRLLEIDTESIEETKHDYDKVFSHAFPEVKQEHTHARYRRSTVVEEALPAGCKVRTTIYEIPRSQVDPTAANFIIWPPCVEVKRCTGCCNTSNMRCRAARKHHRIVRVAKVEYVRRRPKLKEVEVRLEDHLECSCGNRRKLNPDSNTDNGIR, from the exons ATGAGACCCGCGCTCTATCAGCTCctcgccggctgcttctgcatcTTACGAGCCGCTGCGGAG CAAGAGTCCTCGATTCCGCGGGAGCTTGTGGAGCGGCTCTTCCGCAACGAAATCCGGAGCATCAACGACCTCCAGCGGCTGCTTGAGATAGACACC GAGTCGATCGAGGAGACCAAACACGACTATGACAAGGTCTTCTCTCACGCTTTCCCGGAAGTTAAGCAAGAGCACACGCATGCGCGTTACAGGCGGAGCACTG TGGTGGAGGAGGCCTTACCTGCAGGCTGCAAAGTACGCACCACCATTTACGAGATCCCTCGCAGTCAGGTGGACCCCACCGCCGCCAACTTCATCATCTGGCCACCGTGCGTGGAGGTGAAGCGCTGCACAGGCTGCTGCAACACCAGCAACATGAGGTGCCGGGCGGCCCGCAAGCACCACCGCATCGTCAGG GTAGCCAAGGTGGAATATGTGCGACGACGGCCCAAACTGAAGGAAGTAGAGGTTCGACTGGAGGACCACCTGGAGTGCTCGTGCGGGAACAGGCGGAAACTCAATCCCGACTCGAACACAGACAACG GCATCAGGTGA
- the LOC125969613 gene encoding dnaJ homolog subfamily A member 3, mitochondrial isoform X1, producing MASSANRLVTRWFDASLISKLCRGHLQFVSARYACLSTTTSAAHLGGLAAHPSPRSHKNAVTLSRLTTSRCPHVIPGRCLLTSARRANKQDLYDVLGVARTSSQKDIKKAYYQLAKKYHPDTNPDDPEAKEKFAKLAEAYEVLSDELKRKQYDTYGSAGFDASQGGQQQYYRAGSANVNPEELFRKIFGDFAGGFRDVNSMFEQRPEFVMELTFAEAAKGVDKQLSVNLEDACPRCDGKGSEPGTKVSHCHYCNGTGMESLHIGPFLTRSSCRRCGGKGTIVITPCALCRGSGQTKKRQTVSVPVPAGVEHGQKVLMSVGKKEILITFRVQGSPVFRRDGIDIHSDVLISVAQAVLGGTATAQGLYETISIAIPAGCQADQVIRLQGKGIRKMNSYSYGDHYVHIKIRVPKKLTRRQRSLLLSYAEEEIDVPGTVNGVIPSPAGGTKASGSGMKSSSSAQAEDKQTKAKEEEEEGGGFFSKLKKMFS from the exons ATGGCGTCCTCCGCAAACCGGCTCGTCACACGCTGGTTCGACGCGTCGCTTATTTCCAAACTATGCCGCGGTCATCTCCAGTTTGTATCCGCCAGATATGCCTGCCTTTCAACGACGACCTCAGCCGCACATCTGGGAGGTTTGGCGGCTCACCCGAGCCCGCGGAGCCACAAAAATGCGGTGACATTGAGCCGACTGACAA CCTCGCGATGTCCTCACGTTATCCCAGGCCGGTGCCTCCTCACCAGCGCCAGACGTGCCAACAAGCAAGACCTTTACGATGTCCTGGGTGTCGCCCGCACGTCCTCACAAAAGGACATCAAAAAGGCATATTACCAG TTGGCAAAGAAGTACCACCCAGACACAAACCCCGATGACCCGGAGGCCAAAGAGAAGTTTGCCAAGCTGGCTGAAGCTTACGAG GTTTTGAGCGACGAGTTGAAGAGGAAGCAGTACGACACGTACGGTTCGGCCGGCTTCGACGCTAGTcagggtggccagcagcagtacTACAGAGCAGGCAGCGCCAACGTCAACCCTGAGGAGCTCTTCAGGAAGATCTTCGGGGATTTTGCCGGCGGCTTCCGAGACGTCAACAGCATGTTTGAGCAACGGCCAGAG TTTGTGATGGAGCTGACGTTTGCCGAGGCGGCGAAGGGCGTGGACAAGCAGCTGTCCGTCAACCTCGAGGACGCCTGCCCGAGGTGCGACGGCAAGGGCAGCGAGCCGGGCACCAAAGTGTCTCACTGCCATTACTGCAACGGCACCGGCATG gagtcgCTGCACATCGGTCCCTTTTTGACGCGGAGCTCGTGTCGACGCTGCGGCGGCAAGGGCACCATCGTAATCACGCCTTGCGCACTGTGCCGAGGTTCGGGGCAGACCAAGAAGAGGCAGACGGTTTCGGTGCCGGTTCCAGCCG GGGTCGAACACGGTCAAAAGGTGCTCATGTCAGTCGGCAAGAAGGAAATTCTCATCACGTTTCGG GTCCAGGGGAGCCCCGTGTTCAGGCGCGACGGAATCGACATCCACTCGGACGTGCTGATCTCCGTGGCTCAAGCCGTCCTGGGCGGCACGGCCACAGCGCAAGGCCTCTACGAAACCATCAGCATTGCG ATTCCCGCCGGTTGTCAGGCCGATCAGGTGATCCGGCTGCAGGGGAAAGGCATCCGCAAGATGAACAGCTACAGTTACGGCGATCACTACGTGCACATCAAGATCCGAGTGCCCAA GAAGTTGACGCGGAGGCAGCGTTCTCTTCTACTCAGTTACGCCGAGGAGGAAATTGATGTTCCTGGGACGGTTAATGGTGTCATTCCATCTCCAG CAGGGGGAACCAAAGCGTCAGGTTCTGGGATGAAGTCCAGCAGCTCAGCACAGGCAGAGGACAAACAGACCAAGgcgaaggaggaagaggaggagggaggaggctTCTTTTCTAAACTCAAAAAAATGTTTAGCTGA
- the LOC125968948 gene encoding platelet-derived growth factor subunit A isoform X1 → MRPALYQLLAGCFCILRAAAEQESSIPRELVERLFRNEIRSINDLQRLLEIDTVEKESIEETKHDYDKVFSHAFPEVKQEHTHARYRRSTVVEEALPAGCKVRTTIYEIPRSQVDPTAANFIIWPPCVEVKRCTGCCNTSNMRCRAARKHHRIVRVAKVEYVRRRPKLKEVEVRLEDHLECSCGNRRKLNPDSNTDNGIR, encoded by the exons ATGAGACCCGCGCTCTATCAGCTCctcgccggctgcttctgcatcTTACGAGCCGCTGCGGAG CAAGAGTCCTCGATTCCGCGGGAGCTTGTGGAGCGGCTCTTCCGCAACGAAATCCGGAGCATCAACGACCTCCAGCGGCTGCTTGAGATAGACACCGTAG AAAAGGAGTCGATCGAGGAGACCAAACACGACTATGACAAGGTCTTCTCTCACGCTTTCCCGGAAGTTAAGCAAGAGCACACGCATGCGCGTTACAGGCGGAGCACTG TGGTGGAGGAGGCCTTACCTGCAGGCTGCAAAGTACGCACCACCATTTACGAGATCCCTCGCAGTCAGGTGGACCCCACCGCCGCCAACTTCATCATCTGGCCACCGTGCGTGGAGGTGAAGCGCTGCACAGGCTGCTGCAACACCAGCAACATGAGGTGCCGGGCGGCCCGCAAGCACCACCGCATCGTCAGG GTAGCCAAGGTGGAATATGTGCGACGACGGCCCAAACTGAAGGAAGTAGAGGTTCGACTGGAGGACCACCTGGAGTGCTCGTGCGGGAACAGGCGGAAACTCAATCCCGACTCGAACACAGACAACG GCATCAGGTGA